In Spirosoma agri, one DNA window encodes the following:
- a CDS encoding T9SS type A sorting domain-containing protein — MKNQYWISIKQWCVVALWVMSLSISARAQTGQPPAIQWQRVIENSSLSTFSTGRIAKANDGDFCVVSGTQLTRLSAAGTIVWSSVITGYYAASSGYFPKVGSVPSLAATSDGGFVVLVNDELFWSISKFDANGQLAWKKLLAYKYSGDKYESGITEKDLIATPDGGYLIVGDIIPGNLRFVIATKLDRDGNQIWQRPVSYLADDANVTINVSRVVNSPDGGYVLVGQSPTRSSAWASKLDDQGNIIWQKLYPERKLLDDVIPSPYFNGLFVASGVNNLNDNVSNTLNLGADGSPGGGFYQPGRLSFSRSSLVAVPARNGKPAYQTVLDEASQQAGDFRLTNLAQSDQLVWTKTFGGSGIDVPQGLIVTDDGSYVVVGTTTSTDGDVQGKVGTQVATWIVKVGKAAPANPLTLIKPTYDCATGSITFNITGGDESPITYNAPGITRARATDNVGVVEQGLRNDPKPITITATQSGQTASYTFDLIGACTNQFKPPVLVRSIPDMVFTVGQVLKQEDFNLGNYIVDPTSSQPRYFPEWTASMKGLPAGIRQNTFGDLRYNLSVSLVGAPTVSGVYTVTATAATQYFVSQPVITTFKITVTDASVVNPPTVGTLALLIPTYDCTTGAITFNTTGGNGSPITYSAPGITRSSLASNTGVVEQGLRNDPKPITITATQSGQTASYTFDFGAFCSGNQPPQPPITPPTTGALTLLSPVYDCASGAFTFKSSGGDNSPIEYQAAGITGWTTNPNQFVDKDSRTASDVKPFTLMARQSGQTVTYTWDLKVACGRSARVAAAEAGQGLRLTVKGNPVDNTAIVVISGVEGQAVQLDLLNANGHLLEQRHIEQVGAVDEQRFDVQRQPTGMLFLRAQSGQQKQTIKLIKQ, encoded by the coding sequence ATGAAAAATCAGTACTGGATTTCCATTAAACAATGGTGTGTAGTAGCCCTGTGGGTAATGAGTCTAAGCATTTCAGCCCGGGCCCAAACGGGGCAACCTCCAGCCATTCAGTGGCAGCGGGTCATTGAAAATAGTTCGTTAAGTACTTTTTCAACAGGACGTATCGCGAAGGCTAACGACGGGGATTTCTGTGTAGTATCAGGTACTCAACTTACCCGGCTTTCAGCGGCCGGCACTATTGTTTGGAGTAGCGTCATTACGGGTTATTACGCAGCCAGTTCTGGTTATTTCCCTAAGGTAGGTTCTGTACCCAGCTTAGCCGCGACTTCAGATGGTGGATTTGTCGTGTTGGTTAATGATGAGCTTTTTTGGTCTATCTCCAAATTCGATGCGAATGGACAACTTGCCTGGAAAAAACTGTTAGCGTATAAATACAGTGGAGACAAATACGAGTCCGGTATAACCGAGAAAGACCTGATAGCGACCCCCGATGGTGGGTACCTGATCGTTGGCGATATCATACCCGGTAATCTGCGTTTCGTCATTGCCACCAAGCTTGACCGGGACGGTAATCAGATATGGCAACGGCCTGTATCTTACCTAGCCGATGATGCCAACGTAACGATCAATGTTAGCCGGGTTGTCAACTCTCCCGATGGGGGCTACGTATTAGTCGGCCAGTCACCGACCAGAAGCAGTGCATGGGCCTCGAAACTGGACGATCAGGGCAATATAATTTGGCAAAAGCTATACCCAGAACGGAAACTGCTCGATGATGTCATTCCCAGTCCCTATTTCAATGGCTTATTCGTTGCTTCGGGCGTTAATAATCTCAATGACAATGTGAGCAATACGCTCAATCTTGGTGCAGATGGCAGCCCGGGTGGAGGCTTCTACCAGCCCGGCCGACTGAGTTTCAGCCGTTCCTCGCTGGTCGCCGTGCCAGCGAGGAACGGGAAACCGGCTTATCAGACGGTGCTGGATGAAGCAAGCCAACAGGCGGGTGATTTTCGGTTGACCAACCTAGCCCAGTCTGACCAGTTAGTCTGGACCAAAACATTCGGCGGTTCGGGTATTGATGTGCCTCAGGGTCTTATTGTCACCGATGATGGCAGCTATGTTGTTGTGGGTACCACTACTTCTACGGATGGTGATGTTCAGGGTAAAGTCGGCACACAGGTCGCCACCTGGATCGTTAAAGTAGGAAAAGCAGCGCCTGCAAACCCCCTCACGTTGATTAAACCTACGTATGACTGTGCCACCGGATCCATCACGTTCAACATCACCGGAGGAGACGAATCACCCATCACCTACAATGCGCCGGGTATTACCCGTGCCCGTGCCACGGATAACGTCGGCGTTGTTGAGCAAGGCTTGCGTAACGATCCCAAGCCCATTACCATCACCGCTACCCAGAGCGGCCAGACAGCGAGCTACACTTTTGATCTGATTGGCGCTTGCACCAATCAGTTTAAGCCCCCCGTTTTAGTAAGGTCCATTCCCGATATGGTCTTCACCGTTGGACAAGTCCTTAAGCAGGAAGACTTCAACCTGGGCAATTACATTGTTGACCCCACGTCAAGTCAGCCCCGCTATTTCCCAGAGTGGACAGCGTCAATGAAGGGGTTACCGGCGGGTATCCGTCAAAATACCTTCGGCGATTTACGGTATAATCTTAGCGTTTCGCTGGTAGGTGCGCCTACGGTGAGTGGTGTTTACACGGTGACGGCAACGGCGGCTACCCAGTACTTTGTCTCCCAGCCCGTTATCACGACCTTCAAAATCACCGTCACTGACGCATCCGTTGTCAACCCACCAACGGTGGGAACACTAGCGTTGCTAATTCCTACCTATGATTGCACTACTGGTGCCATTACGTTCAATACGACGGGCGGCAATGGCTCGCCCATCACGTATTCGGCACCAGGTATCACCCGCTCCTCGCTCGCCAGCAATACGGGCGTTGTTGAGCAAGGCTTGCGTAACGATCCCAAGCCCATTACCATCACCGCTACCCAGAGCGGACAAACGGCCAGCTACACGTTCGATTTTGGGGCGTTTTGCAGCGGGAATCAACCACCTCAGCCACCCATCACTCCGCCCACAACCGGCGCACTAACCCTCCTGTCTCCCGTTTATGACTGTGCCAGCGGAGCTTTCACGTTTAAATCCAGCGGGGGTGATAACTCACCCATCGAGTATCAGGCAGCCGGTATTACTGGCTGGACGACCAACCCGAATCAGTTCGTCGACAAAGACTCCCGGACCGCCAGCGATGTCAAGCCCTTCACCCTGATGGCCCGCCAGAGTGGACAAACCGTCACCTACACCTGGGATCTGAAAGTCGCCTGCGGACGGTCGGCGCGGGTAGCGGCTGCGGAAGCAGGTCAAGGGCTTAGACTGACGGTCAAGGGTAACCCGGTGGATAACACGGCTATCGTTGTCATCAGTGGTGTGGAAGGACAAGCGGTTCAACTCGATCTGCTGAATGCCAACGGACACCTGCTGGAACAGCGGCACATTGAGCAGGTCGGTGCTGTCGATGAGCAGCGGTTCGACGTGCAGCGGCAACCGACGGGAATGCTGTTTCTGCGGGCGCAGAGCGGTCAGCAAAAACAAACGATTAAGCTGATCAAGCAGTAA
- a CDS encoding glycoside hydrolase family 2 protein, whose translation MADPIPLAEYPRPQLQRSQWLCLNGTWNYQGGKAVTSANNPTTALPFPTTTQKIRVPYCPESVLSGIQRKQEINMWYQRSFTLPTSWKGKQILLHFEAVDHQSTVFVNGQKVGSHAGGYDAFSFDITALLAPGANSLVVAAYDANDGRTPSGKNGPRGDYTFSSGIWQTVWLEPVNKEYIQSLRLLPDLAGKRLKLDVKANVGTRVTAVVLEGKKEVARAEGRPGTAFSVPIANPKPWSPDSPFLYDVKLTLTAANGQVLDEVMSYAGMRDVNLGKVNGVVRPLLNGQFVMQLGLLDQGYWPDGILTAPTEEALKFDIEYTKRAGYNLIRKHMKTEPQRFYYWADKLGLLVWQDMPAIWYPNEDTLSTRAAFRSELKAMMDDHYNSPSIICWVPFNENWGAFDVATITDGVKQYDPSRLVNGNSGFNNNPSYQKAYGDPKNGDFVDTHIYVGPYKASEPDENRAASLGEFGGVGLFVRGHMWPVENNAYAYEPTKLALTDRYVMLLDQVEQLMRYRGLSVAIYTQTTDVEHEVNGVLTYDREVEKMDTDRIRAVNQAVIQAGLRLVVKKE comes from the coding sequence TTGGCAGACCCAATACCACTGGCTGAATATCCACGCCCACAATTGCAGCGTAGCCAGTGGCTTTGCCTGAACGGTACCTGGAATTACCAGGGTGGCAAAGCGGTCACCTCGGCCAACAACCCCACCACTGCATTACCCTTTCCCACTACGACCCAGAAAATACGGGTGCCCTATTGTCCTGAATCGGTGCTGTCAGGTATTCAGCGAAAGCAGGAAATCAACATGTGGTATCAGCGTTCGTTTACTCTGCCCACTTCCTGGAAGGGCAAGCAGATCCTGTTGCACTTTGAGGCCGTCGATCACCAGTCTACCGTTTTTGTCAATGGCCAGAAAGTGGGCAGCCATGCTGGCGGTTATGATGCCTTTTCGTTCGACATTACCGCTTTGCTGGCCCCTGGTGCCAACAGCCTGGTGGTGGCCGCTTATGATGCGAATGACGGGCGTACACCTTCGGGAAAAAACGGCCCCCGGGGTGATTATACCTTCTCGTCCGGTATCTGGCAGACAGTATGGCTGGAACCAGTCAACAAAGAATACATCCAAAGCTTGCGGCTCCTGCCGGACCTAGCAGGCAAGCGGCTCAAACTTGACGTTAAGGCCAATGTAGGCACCCGAGTTACGGCCGTCGTGCTGGAAGGGAAAAAAGAAGTGGCCCGGGCCGAAGGAAGGCCTGGAACAGCTTTCTCCGTGCCCATTGCCAACCCCAAACCCTGGTCGCCGGATTCTCCGTTCCTGTATGATGTAAAACTTACCTTGACCGCAGCCAACGGGCAAGTATTGGATGAGGTGATGAGCTACGCTGGTATGCGGGATGTTAACCTGGGGAAGGTCAATGGCGTCGTTCGACCCTTGCTGAATGGGCAGTTTGTCATGCAGCTTGGGCTACTCGACCAGGGCTACTGGCCCGATGGTATTTTGACCGCGCCAACGGAAGAGGCCCTCAAATTCGACATTGAGTATACCAAACGAGCGGGCTATAACCTCATCCGTAAGCACATGAAAACCGAACCCCAGCGGTTCTATTACTGGGCCGATAAGCTGGGGTTACTGGTGTGGCAGGATATGCCCGCTATCTGGTATCCCAACGAAGACACCCTGTCCACCCGGGCCGCATTTCGTAGCGAGTTGAAAGCCATGATGGATGACCACTATAATTCACCGTCGATTATTTGTTGGGTGCCCTTCAATGAAAACTGGGGCGCTTTCGATGTGGCCACGATCACGGACGGGGTCAAGCAATATGATCCGTCCCGACTGGTCAATGGCAATTCGGGTTTTAATAACAATCCGTCTTACCAAAAAGCGTACGGCGACCCCAAGAACGGTGATTTTGTGGATACGCACATTTATGTGGGCCCTTACAAAGCCTCGGAACCTGACGAAAATCGGGCGGCTTCGCTGGGCGAATTTGGGGGTGTGGGTTTGTTTGTACGGGGGCACATGTGGCCCGTTGAAAATAATGCCTATGCCTATGAACCAACTAAACTGGCCCTAACCGACCGCTACGTTATGCTGCTTGACCAGGTCGAACAACTGATGCGCTACCGGGGGCTAAGCGTAGCGATTTACACCCAAACCACGGATGTTGAGCACGAAGTAAACGGAGTACTGACCTATGATCGGGAAGTAGAAAAAATGGACACGGACCGAATTCGAGCCGTTAATCAGGCCGTCATCCAGGCGGGTTTGAGGCTGGTCGTTAAAAAAGAGTAG
- a CDS encoding T9SS type A sorting domain-containing protein, with amino-acid sequence MKTIFNAILIAFTLLTSLTSFSQANPIGRPGKPAATYATSFYTAIDGRLVLSLTKGVSQPVSIRLNQANGITLFTQQVTKRQTSAQVRFDVSDLPDGTYTVEVSDGAQLTTHQVQLNSLQVTSRPIAAK; translated from the coding sequence ATGAAAACCATCTTTAACGCCATCCTGATTGCCTTCACCCTCCTCACTTCACTGACTAGCTTCAGCCAGGCTAATCCAATCGGACGGCCCGGTAAACCAGCGGCTACCTACGCTACCAGCTTCTATACGGCCATTGATGGCAGACTAGTATTATCGCTGACGAAAGGCGTCAGTCAGCCGGTTTCGATTCGACTGAACCAGGCGAATGGGATTACCCTGTTTACCCAACAGGTAACTAAACGGCAAACCAGCGCCCAGGTCCGGTTTGATGTGAGCGATCTGCCCGATGGGACTTATACGGTGGAAGTTTCTGATGGAGCGCAGCTCACCACGCACCAGGTGCAGCTCAATTCGCTCCAGGTCACTAGCCGTCCGATTGCCGCCAAGTAA
- a CDS encoding glycoside hydrolase family 97 protein: MRNGWLHKTLPGVMGALVLFSGFSAASQSMALSSTQGANTIALSLTKTGQLQYRVTHRGQLIVADSPLGLDCDDQNFTAGLSLVSVSPIDRRRETYTLKVSHVKSIDQVLNHRSITLKNKAGARLIIDLVSGQEGVAFRYRFPDQTNQRRVINTERTGFRIEKKARGWLQPYNKAGKVTPGYEDFYLNVHPGDSIHNPRNPSVGWCMPALFQVNGGKHWVLLAESATDGSFPGCHLQPDSRDGLYTIAFAEPDEKYTLPLGNDNHPVSTLPWTMPWRVLIIGEQAGEILLSSLITDLAPASKLDDTSWIEPGKATWSWWSHPEDQSPQTYNAFTDLAASLGFGYTLFDAGWEKADKAGGIIAKATAKGIKPMVWAYSAAYFDADQRRKRFKELAAMGVKGVKIDFWCSDRQEVMACFQSLFADAAREHLLVNLHGTTVPRGWHRTWPNFMTAEAVLGTEHYFYEARYPALAAQQNTILPFTRNVAGPTDYTPFALTIRKYPRLNTAVHELATAMIYTSGVINFADSKEVFDSLPVPVRQLLKEMPASWDKTESIVAQPGEQLILARRQGGLSYLVGINGTDQAVPVRLNLAPYAKGFSQFRVITEGDDPLMRFKTETYPIRSSWQHTFAPRGGFIIQFIKE; the protein is encoded by the coding sequence ATGAGAAATGGATGGCTACACAAAACCCTGCCCGGTGTCATGGGCGCACTGGTTCTCTTCAGCGGCTTTAGCGCAGCCAGCCAGTCGATGGCACTGAGCTCCACGCAAGGCGCCAACACAATTGCCCTGTCGTTGACCAAAACGGGCCAATTGCAGTACCGGGTAACCCACCGGGGTCAACTCATTGTGGCCGATTCGCCCCTGGGCCTGGACTGTGACGATCAGAATTTTACCGCTGGCCTCTCCCTGGTTAGCGTTTCTCCCATCGACCGCCGACGGGAAACCTACACCCTAAAAGTGAGCCACGTCAAATCGATCGATCAGGTGCTGAACCACCGGAGTATCACCCTCAAAAATAAGGCGGGTGCGCGGCTGATCATCGATCTGGTGAGCGGACAAGAGGGCGTCGCGTTCCGCTACCGCTTTCCCGACCAGACCAACCAACGACGGGTAATCAACACCGAGCGCACCGGCTTCCGGATCGAAAAAAAGGCTAGGGGCTGGTTACAGCCCTACAATAAAGCGGGCAAGGTCACCCCAGGCTACGAAGATTTTTACCTCAACGTACACCCCGGCGATTCCATTCATAACCCCCGGAATCCGTCGGTGGGCTGGTGCATGCCGGCCCTGTTTCAGGTCAACGGGGGCAAACACTGGGTCCTGCTGGCCGAGTCCGCAACGGATGGCTCCTTTCCCGGTTGTCACCTGCAACCCGACTCCAGGGACGGGCTCTACACCATTGCCTTTGCCGAACCAGACGAAAAATATACCCTGCCCCTGGGCAACGACAATCATCCGGTGTCCACGCTCCCCTGGACGATGCCCTGGCGGGTGCTCATCATTGGGGAGCAGGCCGGCGAGATCTTACTATCCAGCCTGATTACCGATTTGGCCCCGGCCTCCAAACTCGACGATACGTCCTGGATCGAACCGGGCAAGGCCACCTGGTCCTGGTGGTCCCATCCCGAGGATCAATCCCCGCAAACTTATAACGCCTTCACGGATTTGGCCGCTTCACTGGGTTTCGGCTATACCCTGTTTGATGCGGGCTGGGAGAAAGCCGACAAAGCGGGGGGGATCATTGCCAAGGCTACCGCGAAAGGGATCAAACCTATGGTGTGGGCCTATTCGGCCGCCTACTTCGACGCTGACCAGCGTCGAAAGCGCTTTAAGGAATTGGCAGCCATGGGCGTCAAAGGGGTTAAAATCGATTTCTGGTGCTCCGACCGGCAGGAAGTAATGGCCTGCTTCCAGTCCCTTTTTGCGGATGCCGCCCGGGAGCATTTACTGGTCAACCTACACGGCACGACCGTTCCCCGGGGCTGGCATCGCACCTGGCCCAACTTCATGACCGCCGAAGCGGTTCTGGGCACGGAACATTATTTTTATGAAGCCCGCTATCCGGCGTTAGCCGCCCAGCAGAACACCATTCTGCCCTTCACCCGCAATGTAGCCGGTCCGACCGACTACACGCCCTTTGCGCTCACCATCCGCAAGTACCCCCGGTTGAACACGGCGGTTCACGAGCTGGCGACGGCCATGATCTACACCTCGGGCGTGATTAACTTTGCGGATTCCAAAGAGGTGTTTGACTCCCTGCCAGTGCCGGTTCGGCAGTTACTCAAAGAGATGCCTGCGAGCTGGGACAAAACGGAAAGTATCGTGGCCCAGCCGGGCGAGCAGCTCATCCTCGCGCGTCGGCAGGGGGGTCTTTCCTACCTGGTGGGGATCAATGGTACGGATCAAGCCGTACCGGTCAGGCTCAATCTGGCTCCGTACGCGAAGGGTTTTTCTCAATTCAGGGTCATTACGGAAGGCGACGATCCGTTGATGCGCTTCAAAACGGAGACCTATCCCATTCGTTCCAGCTGGCAGCACACGTTTGCGCCCAGGGGGGGCTTCATTATCCAGTTTATCAAGGAGTAA
- a CDS encoding FG-GAP-like repeat-containing protein — MVLLRCTSPVWGQCFNPPVSIPITTGNGLSTDRGDFNGDGKLDLVNTDFFSFNVYFSTESGNFSPRISLEGLDYMQAVVIADFNRDGNLDIAGTNYLFSLVIEYLGDGKGGFSDKIIIENGLLDGIWPRFAFNSLTATDYNQDGKPDLVLADNNGNVVLLPGDGTGGFGLPTLLNVYDPVARVRSVAVGDYNADGQMDLALVFYNSVYVSIRLGDKTGGFGTSTTYFAGSTPTSIVTSDFNLDGKLDLAVSLYTANAVSLLVGNGTGSFKTPIIIPATVTQMSGLAVRDLNADNKPDLVVSGSSPKVSELINCSGLSNTAPQVTTNEIQVATVRAPFSYVVNAFKDRETPNGLTYTATLQPANGLSFEPATRLLSGTPTSPGITSVTITATDPGGLSASTSFSISACSRTPDYSTLVDLFNATKGYSWVNRTNWLVGCDPCQWYGVGCNEQGRVTILNLPDNNLIGTLPASLSALSSLKELNVSGNGLSGEIPPGLGKLTDLTILYMPVNSLTGTIPAELGNLTKLQELYLGGNRLTGVIPSNLRKLSSLGILFLDYNQLSGGIPAWLSELSNLTALDLSGNPLGGSIPASLAALPKLNYVNLSAANLSGCLPTSLTAWCGRRINITENPGLPAYFQYFCTSGMGSCAADNTPPIATSLVNQTATIGTVFSLTIPAFADAQTPNSLIYAATLLPTNGLSFEPATRLLSGTPTSPGIISVTVTATDLGGLSASTTFAITVDPATASNFTLTGVTDVSCLSLTANQYQLDLTPTYSGQTSQPITFWVVNELVPTAEAGSHRLNLYTDNPTIVLKAQQGSATTQFVYNWLAACATSPAAGLNIVGVNTLICQQLSAQERLVRFIPLYTGQTTEPITFRVVNETLPTIEPAPYSLRLYVDNPVVTLSAQQGSRQATYQYKWLAQCLSGARLGTVEGDTGLHVKVLGNPVEAETVEVEIKGLMGQSVELTLIDLQGKVVQQQRVEQAGSVERVSLPVGQSRGMLLLDVRSGQQRQHVKVLRP; from the coding sequence ATGGTGCTTCTAAGGTGTACCTCACCGGTCTGGGGCCAGTGTTTTAATCCGCCGGTCAGTATACCCATTACGACGGGCAATGGGCTCTCCACTGACAGGGGCGACTTTAATGGCGATGGAAAACTGGATTTGGTCAATACTGATTTTTTTTCCTTCAATGTCTATTTCTCTACTGAATCCGGTAACTTTTCGCCCCGAATCTCTTTAGAAGGGTTAGATTACATGCAGGCTGTGGTCATTGCTGATTTTAACCGGGATGGTAATCTGGACATTGCGGGCACTAATTATCTCTTCAGCTTGGTAATTGAATATCTGGGCGATGGAAAGGGGGGGTTCAGTGATAAGATTATCATTGAGAATGGATTATTGGATGGAATCTGGCCTCGGTTTGCCTTTAATTCGCTCACCGCAACGGATTACAATCAGGATGGTAAGCCGGATTTAGTGCTAGCCGATAACAATGGGAACGTGGTGTTGTTACCAGGTGATGGCACAGGTGGCTTTGGCTTGCCAACCTTACTCAACGTGTATGACCCAGTGGCTCGAGTGCGTTCAGTGGCTGTTGGTGACTACAATGCCGATGGCCAGATGGATCTGGCACTCGTTTTTTACAATTCTGTATATGTATCAATCAGGCTGGGAGACAAGACGGGGGGCTTTGGAACAAGCACTACCTATTTTGCCGGCTCTACGCCAACCTCCATTGTAACCAGTGATTTCAACCTTGACGGCAAGCTCGATTTAGCAGTTAGTCTGTATACGGCCAATGCAGTATCGCTCCTGGTGGGGAATGGGACCGGTAGTTTCAAAACGCCTATAATTATCCCGGCAACCGTGACACAAATGAGCGGGTTGGCGGTCCGGGATTTGAATGCGGATAATAAACCGGATCTGGTTGTTAGCGGATCATCACCTAAAGTCAGTGAATTGATCAATTGTAGTGGTTTATCCAATACAGCCCCTCAGGTAACCACTAACGAAATACAAGTCGCCACCGTAAGGGCACCTTTTTCCTACGTGGTGAATGCTTTTAAGGATCGGGAAACGCCCAATGGCCTCACATATACGGCTACGCTTCAACCCGCCAATGGGCTGAGCTTTGAGCCCGCCACCCGACTCCTGAGTGGTACCCCCACCTCTCCCGGCATCACCAGTGTCACTATCACGGCTACCGATCCAGGCGGACTCTCGGCATCCACCAGCTTTAGCATCTCCGCTTGCAGCCGTACGCCCGATTACTCGACTTTAGTCGATTTGTTTAACGCCACCAAAGGCTATAGCTGGGTGAACCGGACCAATTGGCTGGTAGGCTGTGATCCCTGTCAATGGTATGGGGTGGGCTGCAATGAGCAGGGGCGGGTAACCATCCTTAATCTTCCTGATAACAACCTGATCGGTACGCTTCCCGCCAGTTTGAGTGCACTCAGCAGCTTGAAAGAATTAAACGTTAGTGGCAATGGGCTGAGTGGTGAGATACCACCCGGTTTAGGCAAATTGACTGACCTAACAATATTATATATGCCGGTGAACAGTTTGACCGGCACCATTCCTGCCGAGTTGGGAAACTTGACCAAACTTCAAGAGCTGTATCTGGGCGGTAACCGACTGACGGGAGTCATCCCCAGCAATTTACGAAAACTGTCCAGTTTAGGTATTCTGTTTCTGGACTATAACCAACTTAGTGGGGGTATACCAGCCTGGCTGAGTGAGTTATCGAATCTAACGGCCCTCGATTTGTCGGGCAATCCCCTGGGTGGCTCGATCCCGGCAAGCCTAGCTGCCCTGCCCAAGCTCAACTATGTGAATCTATCTGCCGCTAACCTGAGTGGTTGCTTGCCAACCAGCTTAACGGCCTGGTGTGGGCGCCGGATTAACATTACTGAAAACCCAGGTCTGCCTGCTTATTTTCAGTATTTCTGTACGAGCGGAATGGGGAGCTGTGCTGCTGACAACACGCCACCAATAGCCACATCCCTAGTTAATCAGACGGCCACCATTGGTACAGTTTTCTCGCTGACCATCCCCGCCTTTGCCGATGCCCAAACCCCCAACAGCCTCATCTACGCTGCTACACTATTACCTACCAATGGGCTGAGCTTTGAGCCCGCCACCCGACTCCTGAGTGGTACCCCCACCTCTCCCGGCATCATCAGTGTCACTGTCACGGCTACCGATCTAGGCGGACTCTCGGCATCCACTACGTTCGCCATCACCGTCGACCCGGCCACTGCCTCCAACTTTACCCTCACCGGGGTCACCGACGTCAGCTGCCTGAGTTTGACGGCTAATCAGTATCAGCTTGACTTGACCCCCACCTACAGCGGACAAACCAGCCAGCCGATCACCTTCTGGGTAGTCAATGAACTGGTGCCTACTGCCGAAGCGGGTTCTCATCGGCTGAACCTCTACACTGACAACCCTACCATAGTGTTGAAGGCCCAGCAGGGCAGTGCCACCACGCAGTTTGTCTACAACTGGCTGGCAGCCTGTGCTACCTCCCCAGCTGCGGGGTTGAATATTGTGGGGGTCAACACGCTGATTTGTCAGCAGTTAAGTGCTCAGGAACGGCTGGTGCGCTTTATTCCCCTGTATACTGGGCAGACGACTGAGCCCATCACCTTCCGGGTAGTCAATGAAACCCTGCCGACCATCGAGCCGGCCCCTTACAGCCTGCGGCTGTATGTAGACAATCCGGTAGTGACCTTATCCGCTCAGCAGGGTTCCCGGCAGGCTACTTACCAGTATAAATGGCTGGCCCAGTGTCTAAGCGGAGCCCGGCTGGGAACAGTGGAGGGGGACACTGGATTGCACGTGAAGGTACTGGGTAACCCGGTGGAAGCTGAAACGGTAGAGGTAGAGATTAAAGGCCTAATGGGACAGAGCGTCGAGCTGACACTGATCGATCTGCAGGGCAAAGTGGTGCAGCAGCAGCGAGTGGAGCAAGCTGGATCGGTGGAACGGGTGAGCCTGCCTGTGGGCCAATCACGAGGTATGCTCTTACTGGATGTACGGTCAGGTCAGCAGCGGCAACACGTGAAAGTGCTCCGGCCTTAA
- a CDS encoding antitoxin Xre/MbcA/ParS toxin-binding domain-containing protein, whose protein sequence is MATSTHQPIILTRSSPFGVVNSSRQGMLRAQVDEVAALVGLTDREMAYALNMTPRNLHRLKDEQRISVDASERLLLLKNLLMHALDTFEGRKNTVLHWLRTPIRELAEQSPLQLLDTVTGFGLADDVLGRLDYGLPA, encoded by the coding sequence ATGGCTACTTCAACTCATCAACCTATCATCTTGACCCGATCCTCACCGTTTGGAGTAGTTAACTCATCTCGGCAGGGCATGTTGCGTGCGCAAGTCGATGAGGTAGCGGCCCTAGTTGGCCTAACCGATCGGGAAATGGCTTATGCCCTCAATATGACTCCACGTAATCTACATCGGCTCAAGGATGAGCAGCGTATTAGTGTAGATGCCTCTGAGCGGCTCCTGTTGCTCAAGAACCTGCTGATGCATGCCTTGGATACTTTCGAAGGACGAAAAAACACCGTCTTACATTGGCTACGAACCCCCATCCGGGAACTGGCCGAGCAGTCTCCGCTTCAATTATTGGATACGGTGACGGGCTTCGGGCTGGCCGATGATGTTTTGGGACGGCTGGATTACGGCTTACCCGCCTAG
- a CDS encoding RES family NAD+ phosphorylase produces the protein MSLLYRIIRDKYRHTPLSIEGSRLFGGRWNPKGVGVLYVTSTPELGLVETLAHAPSVRYEDLPIYWVFSLEVPDDIRYVSRNELPAYWQDQTYERTQGWLKDWLAAPDQLGIAIPSVLVPLSYNVLLHPAHPSFSQIKVISQETQPVDRRLWRS, from the coding sequence ATGAGTCTACTGTACCGCATTATTCGGGATAAGTATCGGCACACACCCCTGTCTATAGAAGGAAGCCGCTTGTTTGGGGGACGCTGGAACCCGAAAGGGGTTGGTGTACTATATGTAACCTCAACCCCAGAGCTAGGCTTAGTCGAAACGCTGGCTCATGCTCCCTCGGTTCGCTATGAAGATTTACCTATTTATTGGGTGTTTTCGCTGGAGGTCCCCGATGATATCCGCTACGTTAGCCGGAATGAGCTACCTGCATACTGGCAGGATCAAACCTACGAGCGCACTCAGGGGTGGCTCAAGGACTGGTTAGCCGCCCCGGATCAGCTTGGGATAGCCATCCCCTCAGTGCTGGTTCCCTTATCGTACAACGTGCTGTTACATCCAGCTCATCCGTCATTCAGTCAAATAAAAGTAATCAGTCAAGAGACCCAGCCTGTGGACCGTCGCCTTTGGCGTTCTTAG